The Papaver somniferum cultivar HN1 chromosome 3, ASM357369v1, whole genome shotgun sequence genome includes a region encoding these proteins:
- the LOC113359258 gene encoding F-box protein At3g07870-like, whose amino-acid sequence MHFHHFSNHHDSGKLGFIALTLIGSLDQKLHYLEYNQDHNELTEPIVRRRIRYNPPFERPEFAGSCNGLVCLSLPSYIVPFLIFNPIIRECVELPFIEIDCEKIDREDKRKFYCASGFGYVSSTDEYKVVEVLHKTKFYYVYIYTLGSGNGWRKLGTFDQKSADIWSEGTYANECVYWRRSKSLLVMTFDLAAETFRDHLSPPSLSSEGYWHRIGVLDGVLFFAVEIYVSGVGGCYDVWLLRKKNNKHDEIEQGAHQSWVWSKDMIKGLRMGACKFITRLLLSVAVSI is encoded by the coding sequence ATGCATTTCCATCATTTCTCGAATCATCATGATTCTGGTAAACTGGGTTTTATTGCTTTGACTCTTATTGGTAGTTTAGATCAAAAATTACATTACTTGGAGTATAATCAAGATCATAATGAGTTAACAGAACCCATTGTGAGAAGAAGGATTAGATACAACCCTCCATTTGAGAGACCAGAGTTTGCTGGTTCCTGCAACGGGTTGGTCTGTCTTTCTCTTCCATCTTATATAGTACCTTTTTTGATATTTAACCCGATCATTAGAGAGTGCGTTGAACTTCCTTTTATTGAGATAGATTGTGAAAAGATAGATCGTgaagataaaagaaaattttattgtGCAAGTGGATTTGGTTATGTTTCTTCTACCGATGAGTACAAAGTTGTGGAAGTACTTCATAAGACCAAGTTTTATTACGTATACATATATACTTTAGGCAGTGGGAATGGATGGAGAAAACTTGGAACCTTCGATCAGAAATCTGCCGATATTTGGTCAGAAGGTACCTATGCCAATGAATGTGTTTACTGGAGGCGATCCAAGTCATTATTGGTGATGACATTCGATTTGGCTGCGGAAACTTTTCGTGATCATCTTTCACCACCTTCTTTGTCATCAGAGGGTTATTGGCATAGAATAGGGGTTTTGGATGGGGTTTTGTTTTTTGCTGTTGAGATATATGTCAGTGGAGTCGGGGGATGTTATGACGTGTGGCTATtgagaaagaagaataataaacatgatgaaatagagCAAGGGGCACATCAGTCATGGGTTTGGAGTAAAGATATGATTAAAGGATTGAGAATGGGTGCTTGCAAATTTATTACTAGACTTCTTCTATCTGTTGCTGTTAGCATTTAG